Proteins encoded together in one Porites lutea chromosome 2, jaPorLute2.1, whole genome shotgun sequence window:
- the LOC140927161 gene encoding uncharacterized protein, with amino-acid sequence MALIAWVTQSLFLSVAIFLLLEEESVLHARRDLLCLRVTEGATRENKQPHSIESSESDLRRSCKINKTTKWPVPFGGLSVAHMSLTLVVYGLKTHNKSVSSVLLVVYTSCWALTSILLLVKLGYYLSPGHFFLETTGRSGFLFTLFTLAWNKLGTIFASALQNIFGVASTDEKKEAFEQYLCSSELEYAALEQTSVNLSRIIVASSTAYLISSSFTLFLILVQDEHFEPVLNQVMRSTGPPTLCDGPGNPIRDNVDMTGKDAEQLLNGRKYKSALRKNSCRVLNKNELVVSFLEDESDEDSFVFGWRL; translated from the coding sequence CCTCTTGCTGGAAGAGGAATCTGTTTTACATGCACGAAGAGACTTGTTGTGCCTCAGGGTAACGGAGGGGGCCACGCGAGAAAACAAACAGCCTCATTCTATCGAGAGCTCGGAGAGCGATTTACGACGAAGTTGCAAGataaacaaaactacaaaatgGCCAGTTCCTTTCGGAGGGCTGTCTGTCGCTCATATGAGCCTTACTCTTGTGGTTTATGGACTAAAAACCCACAACAAATCTGTCTCTTCGGTTCTACTTGTTGTTTATACTTCCTGCTGGGCGCTGACTTCTATTCTTCTGCTGGTGAAGCTGGGCTATTATTTGTCTCCAGGGCATTTCTTTCTTGAAACAACAGGGAGGAGCGGTTTTTTGTTCACTTTATTTACTTTAGCGTGGAATAAGCTCGGGACAATTTTTGCATCGGCTCTACAGAACATTTTTGGAGTTGCATCTACTGACGAAAAGAAAGAGGCTTTCGAACAATATCTATGTTCATCTGAACTGGAATACGCAGCTCTCGAACAAACTAGTGTAAACCTATCTCGTATTATTGTTGCTTCGTCGACTGCCTACCTCATTTCAAGTAGCTTCACTCTTTTTCTTATTCTAGTTCAAGACGAGCATTTTGAGCCAGTTTTAAACCAAGTGATGAGAAGCACAGGACCACCGACATTATGTGATGGACCAGGGAATCCAATAAGGGATAATGTTGATATGACAGGGAAGGATGCTGAACAGCTTTTAAATGGAAGAAAATATAAATCTGCATTACGAAAAAATTCCTGTCGCGTCTTGAACAAGAACGAATTGGTCGTGTCCTTTCTGGAGGACGAAAGCGACGAGGACTCTTTTGTATTTGGCTGGCGATTGTGA